A window of the Coleofasciculaceae cyanobacterium genome harbors these coding sequences:
- a CDS encoding IS1 family transposase, protein RIKRLARKTICFSKSEEMHDLVIGLFINRYEFGIDI, encoded by the coding sequence AGAATCAAACGTTTAGCCAGAAAAACCATCTGTTTTTCTAAATCGGAAGAAATGCACGATCTTGTGATCGGTTTGTTCATAAATAGATATGAATTTGGCATAGATATCTAA